The Phaenicophaeus curvirostris isolate KB17595 chromosome 15, BPBGC_Pcur_1.0, whole genome shotgun sequence genome window below encodes:
- the SOWAHA gene encoding ankyrin repeat domain-containing protein SOWAHA, which yields MSGPERSPGAALRLPRPGGSGRAGGDAGLPPPSPRAVAELRGLFQGGGAGVPVPGGGGGARRDPLPKPCMLPVRYLPLPAEPPPGPRVGAPSPPSPLRQGALSPPSPLRQGAPSPPSPLKEKRGSLLSPSEKGRWSSLSSPEEGTGSLLSPPEEEPGCRSPGPRQVPRGQRASEEPSAVPLEEAEHRWLVLAAGGQWTQQLHGLLLGDSSLAARRDFISGFTALHWAAKSGNCDMVNNIIRAAEKGGTRVNVDARSHGGYTALHLAAIHGQEKIITTLVYSYRANTDLRDYSGKKPHQYLKEGASSAVRRLLGDPSLAHNAEPSVPIKKSTKLAASILSSTSTFLGVISDDMAFYDLTKGLRKPSSLNKLLAATTGPRRKPKTRRGFPSYSSLSEAMEEEEEEIVMKRRPVSELFFGH from the coding sequence ATGTCGGGGCCGGAGCGGAGCCCCGGGGCGGCGCTGCGGTTGCCCCGGCCGGGGGGctcgggccgggccgggggcgATGCGGGGCTCCCCCCGCCGTCCCCCCGCGCCGTGGCCGAGCTGCGGGGGCTGTTCcagggcggcggggccggggtgcCGGtgccggggggcggcgggggggcgCGGCGGGACCCCCTCCCCAAGCCCTGCATGCTCCCCGTGCGCTACCTGCCGCTCCCCGCCGAGCCCCCCCCGGGCCCCAGGGTGGGGGCTCCATCCCCGCCGTCACCCCTCAGACAGGGGGCTCTGTCCCCCCCGTCACCCCTCAGACAGGGGGCTCCGTCCCCGCCGTCACCCCTGAAGGAGAAGCGTGggtccctcctgtccccctcaGAGAAGGGTCGCTGGTCCTCACTGTCGTCCCCAGAGGAGGGGACGGggtccctcctgtccccccccgAGGAGGAGCCGGGGTGCCGCTCTCCTGGGCCGCGGCAGGTGCCCAGGGGCCAGCGGGCCAGCGAGGAGCCGTCGGCGGTGCCGCTGGAGGAGGCCGAGCACCGCTGGCTGGTGCTGGCGGCCGGCGGGCAGTGGACGCAGCAGCTCCACGGGCTCCTGCTGGGCGACTCCAGCTTGGCCGCCCGCAGGGACTTCATCTCGGGCTTCACCGCCCTGCACTGGGCCGCCAAGAGCGGCAACTGCGACATGGTCAACAACATCATCCGGGCGGCCGAGAAGGGGGGCACCCGCGTCAACGTGGATGCCAGGTCGCACGGCGGCTACACCGCCCTCCACTTGGCTGCCATACACGGCCAGGAGAAGATCATCACCACGCTGGTCTACAGCTACCGCGCCAACACCGACCTGAGGGACTACAGCGGGAAGAAGCCGCACCAGTACTTGAAGGAAGGGGCCTCCTCGGCCGTCCGGCGCCTGCTGGGGGACCCCAGCCTTGCCCACAACGCAGAGCCCTCCGTGCCTATCAAGAAGTCCACGAAGCTTGCGGCTTCCATCTTGAGCTCCACGAGCACTTTCCTGGGAGTCATATCCGACGACATGGCTTTCTACGATCTCACCAAAGGTCTGAGGAAGCCCTCGTCCTTAAACAAGCTCCTGGCTGCCACTACGGGCCCGAGGAGGAAGCCAAAGACCAGAAGAGGCTTCCCTTCATATTCTTCCCTCTCCGAGgcgatggaggaggaggaagaggagattGTCATGAAACGCAGACCTGTTTCTGAGCTGTTCTTCGGCCACTAG